One Akkermansiaceae bacterium genomic region harbors:
- a CDS encoding SLC13/DASS family transporter, producing MDWEVIAVYIILVAAVVLFVTDRVRTDIVGMLIISVLGLLGILKPKELLIGFSNQALVTIAAMFVLSAALMRSGLVAALGGKLTEWSKGSPLRFLVLSLFAVCFMSAFINNTPVVVVFIPAVLTVCNRLGQSPSKFLMPISFASMLGGSATLIGTSSNILVSSLSADAGYGEIGMFEFTVLGGVIVVVGMLYLILFSQRLLPTRTTIASTLTAEDAKEYITQVRIGAESHMVGCRLEDTPLANASVRVAELIRGERIQRMNKTTVLEIGDILLIRGDLNKILELERKHEISISTDEKEGDAEVKRVEMTVFELMIAPDSRLIGQTAREIRFREEYDVSVFALQRRGRHHQRDITDLELRMGDILLVRGTMSALAELRKHHEFILLEGAHDRVIERHKAPVALGVILAIVGLAAFGLFPISVLALTGAAILVLTKVLTPRDAYRSIDWPVLILIAGMIALGNAMGKTGALDIAADSLVGTVGKMGAGPTLWIFYFMTAALSLLILNKPAAVLCTPLGILLATQLGVDGKPFIMAVAFAASTAMATPMGYQTNLLVYGPGGYTYRDFVYFGLPLNILIGVIACTIIPFIWPF from the coding sequence ATGGATTGGGAAGTTATTGCCGTTTACATCATTCTGGTTGCCGCGGTAGTTCTGTTTGTGACGGATCGGGTGAGGACGGACATCGTGGGGATGCTGATCATCTCCGTGTTGGGGTTGCTGGGTATCCTGAAGCCAAAGGAGTTGCTGATAGGTTTTAGCAATCAGGCACTGGTAACGATAGCCGCGATGTTTGTGCTTAGTGCGGCACTGATGCGAAGCGGGCTGGTGGCGGCGTTGGGAGGGAAACTCACGGAGTGGTCCAAAGGCAGTCCACTACGATTCCTCGTGCTCTCGTTGTTTGCTGTCTGTTTCATGTCGGCTTTTATCAACAACACACCCGTGGTGGTGGTGTTTATTCCGGCTGTGTTGACGGTTTGCAACCGGTTAGGGCAGAGCCCCTCGAAATTCCTGATGCCGATTTCCTTTGCTTCGATGTTAGGGGGCAGTGCGACCTTGATTGGAACTTCATCGAACATCCTGGTGTCCTCCCTGTCTGCGGATGCTGGTTACGGCGAGATCGGGATGTTTGAATTTACCGTGCTGGGCGGTGTGATTGTGGTGGTCGGAATGCTCTACCTCATCCTGTTTTCCCAACGATTGCTGCCGACGAGGACCACCATTGCATCGACTCTTACCGCCGAGGACGCCAAGGAATACATCACCCAGGTGAGAATCGGCGCGGAGTCCCACATGGTGGGCTGCCGTCTGGAGGATACCCCCCTGGCCAACGCCAGTGTGCGGGTGGCCGAGCTGATCCGGGGGGAGCGAATCCAGCGGATGAATAAAACCACCGTGCTGGAAATCGGTGACATTCTCCTCATCCGCGGTGACCTGAACAAAATACTTGAGTTGGAGCGCAAGCACGAGATCAGCATCTCGACGGATGAGAAGGAGGGTGATGCTGAAGTGAAACGCGTTGAAATGACGGTCTTTGAATTGATGATCGCGCCTGATTCCCGACTGATCGGTCAGACGGCCCGGGAGATCAGGTTTCGCGAGGAATACGATGTCTCGGTATTTGCCTTGCAGCGGCGCGGTCGCCACCACCAGCGCGATATCACCGATTTGGAACTCAGAATGGGGGATATTCTGCTCGTGAGAGGAACGATGAGTGCGCTGGCCGAACTCCGTAAACATCACGAATTCATCCTGCTCGAAGGAGCACATGACCGGGTGATCGAGCGGCACAAGGCTCCCGTGGCACTGGGGGTCATACTCGCCATTGTCGGGCTGGCTGCCTTTGGTCTGTTCCCGATCAGTGTGCTGGCGCTCACCGGGGCGGCGATTCTGGTTTTAACCAAAGTGCTGACGCCACGCGACGCCTATCGGTCGATCGATTGGCCCGTGTTGATCCTTATTGCCGGAATGATCGCCCTGGGCAATGCCATGGGTAAAACCGGAGCCCTCGACATCGCCGCTGACTCCCTGGTGGGGACCGTGGGTAAAATGGGGGCTGGCCCGACGTTGTGGATCTTCTACTTTATGACGGCCGCACTGAGTCTGTTGATACTCAACAAGCCAGCGGCCGTACTCTGCACGCCTTTGGGGATCTTGCTGGCAACCCAGCTCGGGGTCGACGGCAAGCCCTTTATCATGGCGGTCGCCTTTGCTGCCTCTACAGCGATGGCAACACCGATGGGCTACCAGACCAACCTGCTGGTTTATGGCCCCGGGGGGTATACTTACCGTGATTTTGTCTATTTCGGTTTGCCGCTCAATATCCTGATCGGCGTTATCGCCTGCACCATCATCCCGTTCATCTGGCCGTTCTAG
- a CDS encoding DUF21 domain-containing protein: protein MEILTWLGIVACLSQSAMFSGSNLAFFSLGRMRLEAEVEKGNASALRILNLRKDSNLLLCTILWGNVSVNVLLALLSESVFAGMGGWIGGFVFSTVGITFFGEIMPQAYFSRHALKVGARLSPLMRFYELLLFPVAKPCSLILDGWIGPEGPTFYRERDIEIILEKHITEHSSEISANEGRGALNFLDLDDRFVVSEGSEINPETIFTSPVNLDLPILPNPDTDEGRALVKSLTKHPSLWAVIVGERGKPQLVVNTTEYLSSLYAREQASDSALAPEVDIYDFCHRPVVVTDEKTTLDEVLGEFVVEATDQHDHVVDRDVVIYWTDEQKRIVTGADIFGRLLKGIARREDD from the coding sequence ATGGAAATACTAACTTGGTTGGGCATCGTCGCCTGCCTGTCCCAATCGGCCATGTTCTCGGGCTCGAACCTTGCTTTTTTCTCACTGGGGCGGATGCGGCTGGAAGCGGAGGTGGAGAAAGGGAATGCGTCAGCGCTCAGGATTCTCAACCTGCGCAAGGACTCGAACTTACTGCTCTGTACGATCCTCTGGGGTAACGTCAGTGTGAACGTTCTGTTAGCTTTGCTGAGTGAATCGGTATTTGCCGGGATGGGCGGCTGGATTGGAGGGTTTGTTTTCTCGACGGTGGGGATTACCTTTTTTGGGGAAATCATGCCTCAGGCCTATTTCTCACGACACGCCTTGAAAGTGGGTGCCCGGCTCTCTCCGCTGATGCGGTTCTACGAACTGCTTCTGTTTCCCGTCGCCAAACCATGTTCCCTGATCCTTGACGGGTGGATTGGTCCCGAGGGGCCGACGTTTTACCGCGAGCGGGACATTGAGATCATCCTGGAAAAACACATCACAGAGCACAGTTCGGAAATCAGCGCCAACGAGGGCAGGGGGGCGCTGAACTTCCTCGATCTGGACGACCGCTTTGTCGTGAGTGAAGGCAGCGAGATCAACCCTGAAACGATCTTCACCTCGCCGGTGAACTTGGATCTTCCGATCCTGCCTAACCCGGACACCGACGAAGGTCGCGCGTTGGTGAAATCCCTCACCAAGCATCCCAGCCTGTGGGCGGTGATTGTTGGTGAGCGTGGCAAACCCCAACTCGTGGTCAATACCACGGAGTATTTATCGAGCCTTTATGCCAGGGAGCAAGCCTCCGATAGCGCCTTGGCACCGGAGGTGGATATCTACGATTTCTGCCATCGCCCGGTCGTTGTCACCGATGAAAAAACAACGCTTGACGAAGTGTTAGGCGAGTTTGTGGTCGAGGCCACTGATCAGCACGACCACGTAGTCGACCGCGATGTGGTCATCTACTGGACAGATGAGCAAAAGCGCATTGTCACCGGCGCGGATATTTTTGGCCGACTTCTCAAGGGGATTGCGAGGCGGGAAGATGATTGA
- a CDS encoding winged helix-turn-helix transcriptional regulator: MPDLTKKTHWTFLTNHSHVIICLVRNPGMRVRDLAVEIGITERAVLRIVAELEAEGVLSKSKEGRRNTYTIDLDFPLRHPLESQYTLRQLAKSLK, from the coding sequence ATGCCTGATCTGACTAAAAAAACCCACTGGACTTTTCTGACCAATCATTCCCACGTGATTATCTGTCTGGTCCGCAATCCCGGGATGCGAGTCAGGGATCTTGCCGTTGAGATCGGGATTACCGAGCGTGCCGTATTGCGCATTGTCGCCGAGCTGGAGGCGGAAGGGGTGCTTTCCAAGAGCAAGGAGGGGAGACGCAATACGTATACGATCGATCTGGACTTTCCATTGCGTCATCCATTAGAGTCGCAATATACTCTTCGCCAGCTTGCGAAATCGCTGAAATAG
- a CDS encoding nuclear transport factor 2 family protein: MNELSTPRIQAAWRTVEKWTEYLHSGDIDSILLLFCEKDNAFWGTFASHMRNTRAELRTYYDKFLDCEEITCRISEFVAREITTDIVSFTGIYEFDIIKKKGEPMTTTLARFTFTIRHDNIDNRWMFVEHHSSLMPENGF; this comes from the coding sequence ATGAACGAGCTATCAACACCACGCATCCAGGCTGCATGGAGAACTGTCGAAAAATGGACAGAATACCTCCATAGCGGTGATATCGACTCCATCCTGCTGCTCTTCTGTGAGAAGGACAACGCTTTCTGGGGAACCTTCGCCAGCCACATGAGAAACACCCGGGCTGAGTTGCGCACTTATTATGACAAGTTTCTCGACTGTGAGGAGATCACATGCCGGATCTCAGAGTTTGTCGCACGGGAAATCACCACGGACATTGTCAGCTTCACCGGAATCTATGAGTTTGACATCATCAAGAAAAAGGGTGAGCCGATGACGACCACCCTGGCACGCTTTACCTTTACCATCCGCCACGACAATATCGACAACCGCTGGATGTTTGTAGAGCACCACTCCTCGCTGATGCCCGAAAACGGGTTTTAG
- the thiH gene encoding 2-iminoacetate synthase ThiH — MSFVDTFNGGQKSPLLGKFEQLITPKSREELEWMALQSRGITRRHYGKTMRLFAPLYVSNECVNNCSYCGFSRDNPILRTTLTVDQVVTEARHLHQLGFRNILLVAGEHPRFVSEGYLQDCVDAIKGFIPTIGIEVGPMENDQYGELVSHGAEGLVVYQETYHRDTYRRLHTAGPKKHFDWRLECPERAYAGGFRRIGIGALFGLADWKTEALALASHLEYLYKHCWKASFTVSFPRMRPHAGNYQYEPNPDLFLNDRHFVQLVCAFRICFPHVGIVVSTREPAALRDALVPLGVTHMSAESQTDPGGYTGAGTDDLHLTIKGKRVELDEKTSCNGNKRATEQFTIDDKRGIIEISRMLAKKGYESVWKDWDEAILNPADSPADSPPARSAAKSAGLSTS; from the coding sequence GTGAGCTTTGTAGACACATTCAATGGCGGACAAAAATCCCCCCTGCTAGGCAAATTCGAACAACTCATTACGCCCAAGTCGCGTGAGGAGCTGGAATGGATGGCCCTGCAGAGCCGTGGCATCACCCGCAGGCACTACGGTAAAACGATGCGCTTGTTTGCCCCGCTCTATGTCTCCAACGAATGTGTCAACAACTGCAGCTACTGCGGCTTCTCCCGCGACAACCCGATCCTTCGCACCACCCTGACCGTCGATCAGGTCGTCACCGAAGCACGCCACCTTCATCAACTCGGTTTCCGCAATATCCTGCTCGTCGCCGGCGAACACCCGAGGTTTGTCTCCGAGGGATACCTCCAGGACTGCGTTGATGCCATCAAGGGCTTTATCCCGACCATCGGCATCGAAGTGGGTCCCATGGAAAACGACCAGTATGGTGAACTGGTCAGTCATGGAGCCGAAGGCCTGGTCGTCTATCAGGAAACGTATCACCGCGACACCTATCGACGCCTTCACACCGCGGGACCGAAGAAACATTTCGACTGGCGCCTTGAGTGCCCTGAGCGCGCCTACGCCGGAGGCTTCCGCCGGATCGGCATTGGCGCCTTGTTTGGACTGGCCGACTGGAAAACGGAAGCTCTCGCGCTCGCATCACACCTTGAATACCTCTACAAACACTGTTGGAAGGCGTCGTTTACCGTTTCGTTCCCGCGCATGAGACCCCACGCCGGCAACTACCAGTATGAACCTAATCCCGACCTGTTTCTCAACGACCGACACTTCGTCCAGCTCGTCTGCGCCTTCAGGATCTGCTTTCCCCACGTTGGCATCGTCGTCAGCACCCGGGAGCCGGCTGCTTTGCGCGATGCCCTGGTGCCACTCGGGGTCACCCACATGTCGGCAGAGTCCCAAACCGACCCCGGCGGCTACACGGGAGCCGGCACCGATGACCTCCACCTCACCATCAAAGGAAAACGGGTGGAACTGGATGAAAAAACATCCTGCAATGGCAACAAACGGGCGACCGAACAATTTACCATCGATGACAAACGGGGCATCATCGAGATTTCACGGATGCTGGCAAAAAAAGGCTATGAGTCTGTCTGGAAAGACTGGGACGAGGCTATCCTGAACCCCGCCGACAGCCCCGCCGACAGCCCCCCGGCGCGGTCGGCGGCAAAGTCTGCGGGGCTATCAACATCGTGA
- the thiS gene encoding sulfur carrier protein ThiS, with protein MKITINGKDQDLDAPASITSLLATLGLADKPVVVELNKKALFPREYTSSQLEDGDQVEIIAIAAGG; from the coding sequence ATGAAAATCACAATCAATGGAAAAGACCAGGATCTCGATGCCCCAGCCTCGATAACATCCCTGTTGGCAACGCTCGGACTGGCCGACAAGCCCGTTGTGGTCGAGCTCAACAAAAAAGCCCTGTTTCCCCGGGAATACACATCGAGTCAATTAGAGGATGGTGATCAGGTGGAAATCATCGCCATCGCTGCCGGTGGTTAG
- a CDS encoding autotransporter outer membrane beta-barrel domain-containing protein: MGLLKYIKIHLVLASGLGSLPVSAQFTITPEADPFVLVNNLTGSGVTLIGSPLTIGGPTSSGIFTGGLSSGLAFDSGLIFSTGNVQDAIGPNDNPSKGSNLGLPGDPDLAAITGLSSRDASGLVFSFTTSSGDLYFNFLFASEEYEEYIDSNFNDIFAFFLTPDTDPNTPGNQPGTTRNLALIKGTNDPISVDTVNPKSNASAYVSNTTGVENHQFDGRTTNIIASARGIGPGEHIIKIVIGDSGDSVFDSAVFLQAGTFGGLSGLITNGFPVTATLRQTQLSMTHVGLRDVNSRLFRLRTRRPAMIPEAVSADKGSYSSKGGGKEIIPIPLVPTRWQAFGSLHAYSEDVDGSAVLLPGTQLNIITLPDYEIDILGGTAGIEYRYNHEWSLGAAVLTNDAEVDMGTLGHINSDGYALALYTSYYKENAFNGNGDWYGDMLYSYGTYENEITRTSIAGSASSDTESRNHTVALNTGYSLRSQNWIHGPYLSLTWTNGKLEGFTETGAGAASFTDTDHESLLGRMGYRVSRIIHTHRGKVIPQLRVAWEHEFQNDAITIGGFPLSAPTSDRLVTGAGIAWEFSPSGQAILDYEGRWGSDIESHQINLRLGFKF; this comes from the coding sequence ATGGGATTGCTCAAATACATAAAGATTCATCTGGTCCTCGCTTCAGGCTTGGGATCTTTACCGGTATCAGCCCAGTTTACAATCACCCCTGAAGCCGATCCCTTTGTGCTGGTAAACAATCTAACGGGTAGCGGAGTTACCTTGATCGGCTCCCCCCTCACCATTGGCGGCCCCACATCATCCGGAATATTCACTGGCGGGCTCTCCTCCGGTTTGGCATTCGACTCCGGCCTGATCTTTTCGACAGGCAACGTCCAAGACGCCATTGGACCTAACGACAATCCGAGCAAGGGCAGTAATCTTGGTCTCCCCGGAGATCCCGACCTTGCAGCCATCACTGGATTGTCTTCCAGGGATGCCTCCGGACTGGTCTTTTCCTTTACAACATCTTCCGGAGACCTCTACTTCAACTTTCTTTTTGCCTCAGAGGAGTACGAAGAATACATCGATAGTAACTTCAACGATATTTTTGCGTTTTTCCTCACCCCCGATACCGACCCTAACACCCCGGGGAACCAACCTGGCACAACGCGCAACCTGGCGTTGATCAAAGGCACAAACGACCCCATCTCCGTGGATACGGTGAATCCAAAAAGCAACGCATCCGCTTATGTGTCCAATACAACCGGCGTTGAAAACCATCAGTTCGACGGGCGCACCACCAATATCATCGCCAGTGCCAGAGGAATCGGCCCAGGGGAGCATATCATCAAAATTGTGATCGGCGACAGTGGTGACTCGGTATTCGACTCCGCTGTATTCCTTCAAGCAGGCACCTTCGGCGGCTTGTCCGGTTTGATCACCAACGGATTTCCCGTAACCGCCACATTAAGGCAAACCCAGCTATCGATGACGCATGTTGGACTCCGGGATGTGAACTCCCGGCTGTTTCGTCTGCGCACACGCCGTCCCGCCATGATCCCTGAAGCCGTCTCTGCCGACAAGGGTAGCTACTCATCCAAAGGCGGGGGCAAAGAGATTATTCCCATCCCCCTAGTCCCAACGCGTTGGCAGGCGTTTGGTTCGCTGCATGCCTACTCCGAAGACGTCGACGGCTCAGCCGTGCTTCTACCCGGCACACAGTTGAATATCATCACCCTGCCCGACTATGAAATCGATATCCTTGGAGGCACTGCGGGGATTGAATACCGCTATAACCACGAGTGGTCGTTAGGTGCTGCTGTTCTAACCAATGATGCCGAAGTCGACATGGGGACATTGGGTCATATCAACTCGGATGGCTACGCTCTCGCGCTTTACACTTCTTACTACAAGGAGAACGCATTCAACGGAAACGGTGACTGGTATGGCGATATGCTTTACAGCTACGGAACCTACGAAAACGAAATCACCCGGACATCCATTGCCGGCTCGGCCAGCAGTGACACCGAAAGCCGCAACCATACTGTCGCGCTCAATACCGGCTACAGCCTGAGGAGCCAGAACTGGATTCACGGCCCTTACCTGTCTCTCACCTGGACCAATGGCAAACTGGAGGGCTTCACGGAAACGGGAGCGGGTGCCGCAAGTTTCACCGACACCGATCATGAATCGCTGTTAGGAAGAATGGGATACCGTGTATCCAGAATCATCCATACCCACCGGGGAAAGGTCATCCCCCAGCTCCGCGTGGCCTGGGAGCATGAATTTCAGAATGACGCCATCACCATCGGGGGCTTCCCTTTAAGTGCTCCAACCTCTGACAGGCTCGTGACCGGTGCCGGGATTGCCTGGGAATTTTCACCGTCTGGCCAGGCCATTTTGGACTACGAAGGCAGATGGGGTTCTGACATCGAGTCACACCAGATCAATCTGAGGTTAGGCTTCAAGTTCTAA
- a CDS encoding YdcF family protein, with protein MLDKNHVAGQASEPGESVGKVDVKKKGKAVSKKRSGLFRWLRRILFLGFFLIVGFLGFIWYANYAATRAGKGVLFDDVNDVPKQRAGLVFGCSEKLGSRDNLYFKYRIQAAAELWHAGKVEFLIVSGDNREKNYNEPVAMRNALVKAGVPFDQIVCDYAGLRTLDSVVRAKKIFGLTEVTFVSQKFQNERAAYIALAHGMKVYGYNARDVEGYAARKTEDREVLARVKMWLDINITNEQPRHLGDKEDVPE; from the coding sequence ATGCTGGATAAAAATCATGTTGCCGGCCAGGCATCAGAACCTGGGGAGTCGGTTGGGAAAGTGGACGTGAAGAAAAAAGGAAAGGCCGTCTCCAAAAAACGTTCCGGCCTCTTTCGCTGGTTACGCCGGATTCTTTTTCTCGGTTTTTTTCTGATCGTGGGTTTCCTGGGTTTTATCTGGTATGCAAACTACGCAGCCACCCGGGCGGGTAAGGGGGTGTTGTTTGATGATGTCAATGACGTACCCAAACAACGTGCCGGGCTTGTGTTCGGATGCTCGGAAAAACTGGGCTCGCGCGACAACCTCTATTTCAAATACCGCATCCAGGCCGCGGCCGAGCTGTGGCATGCCGGCAAGGTGGAGTTCCTGATCGTCTCCGGCGACAACCGGGAGAAAAATTACAATGAGCCCGTAGCCATGCGCAATGCCCTGGTGAAGGCGGGGGTGCCATTTGATCAGATTGTATGCGACTACGCAGGCCTGCGGACACTCGACTCCGTGGTGCGTGCGAAAAAAATATTCGGGCTAACAGAAGTAACCTTTGTGAGCCAGAAGTTTCAAAATGAACGCGCAGCCTATATTGCCCTGGCACATGGAATGAAGGTATATGGATATAACGCTCGCGATGTCGAGGGCTACGCTGCCCGCAAAACGGAGGACCGGGAGGTGCTGGCACGGGTCAAGATGTGGTTGGATATCAACATCACCAACGAGCAACCCAGGCATCTGGGCGACAAGGAGGATGTCCCTGAGTAG
- a CDS encoding diacylglycerol kinase family lipid kinase, translating to MSHRYPLIFNPSARSQRGRRTLRFLMSHAQWFALYASRSAHDATELAAKLAADGEPVVVAAGGDGTVNAVVQGLAGTSTALGVLPAGTMNVFARELGLPFNSLKKSFNVLEEGFVKEVDLFEANGHAFVQMAGVGFDAQVIEETTWETKKIFGPMAYVMSAMKVLGDVPPKMRITCDDGRVEEGVCALAGNGSLYGGQVKLFRKADHSDDMLDMLVFTEAGYKLVRDSVKGIATGAIDSGNSSVKYLQAKSYRVQCDRDVPIEADGEFIGRVSEVSLVPAKRKLRVIAPENPKDGVFASVVKTLVKIPRRGSEAS from the coding sequence ATGTCGCACCGCTATCCTCTGATTTTCAACCCCAGTGCTCGCAGTCAGCGAGGTCGCAGGACGCTGCGGTTCCTGATGTCGCACGCACAGTGGTTTGCGCTTTACGCCAGCCGCAGTGCGCACGATGCCACCGAGCTGGCCGCCAAGCTGGCCGCCGATGGCGAGCCGGTCGTGGTTGCGGCAGGTGGAGACGGAACGGTCAATGCCGTGGTGCAGGGGCTTGCCGGGACATCGACCGCTCTCGGGGTTTTGCCTGCGGGGACGATGAATGTATTCGCCCGCGAACTGGGGCTTCCTTTCAACAGTCTGAAAAAATCCTTCAACGTCCTCGAGGAGGGCTTTGTCAAAGAGGTTGATCTTTTTGAAGCCAATGGCCATGCCTTTGTGCAGATGGCGGGTGTCGGGTTTGATGCCCAGGTGATCGAGGAGACGACCTGGGAAACCAAAAAAATCTTCGGTCCGATGGCTTATGTCATGTCGGCGATGAAGGTGCTGGGTGACGTGCCGCCGAAGATGCGTATCACCTGTGATGACGGTCGCGTGGAGGAGGGCGTCTGTGCCCTGGCTGGGAATGGCTCCCTCTATGGCGGGCAGGTGAAACTTTTCCGGAAGGCGGATCATAGTGACGATATGCTGGATATGCTGGTGTTTACCGAGGCCGGGTATAAACTCGTCCGCGATTCAGTCAAAGGTATCGCGACAGGTGCAATCGACTCAGGAAACTCCTCTGTGAAATATCTTCAGGCGAAGAGTTACCGGGTGCAGTGTGATCGTGATGTGCCGATCGAAGCCGATGGCGAGTTTATTGGTCGCGTCAGTGAGGTCTCACTGGTACCCGCCAAACGAAAACTACGTGTCATTGCCCCGGAAAACCCGAAGGATGGTGTCTTTGCCTCTGTGGTGAAAACGTTGGTTAAAATACCACGCAGAGGAAGCGAAGCCTCCTAG
- a CDS encoding helix-turn-helix domain-containing protein, with the protein MRHSRESRCLSKNKLADMAGLNQRAITYIETRRSSPSIRTLIVVVDALGIKLSDLFEAAENGDTKAL; encoded by the coding sequence TTGAGGCATTCCAGGGAGAGCCGTTGCCTATCAAAAAACAAACTGGCTGATATGGCTGGGCTAAACCAACGAGCCATCACCTACATCGAGACACGGAGAAGCAGCCCTTCGATACGCACTTTAATAGTGGTTGTGGATGCTCTGGGTATCAAACTCTCGGATTTGTTTGAGGCCGCTGAGAACGGGGACACCAAGGCTCTGTGA
- a CDS encoding dipeptidase: MTKQLEDLFEFLRFASISTDSNHASDVRACAGWLIAKLDGMGLDTELHETARHPIVIARNQHVKGKKTCLIYGHYDVQPVDPVELWDSPPFEPEIRDGKIWARGATDNKGQMLAHVLGVEELLEEDGELPVNLIFLFEGEEEIGSPNLVPFLKEHKNELKCDVIAVSDTGMVARGVPTMGYGLRGIACCEVTVRGPSGDLHSGVYGGAVANPATAVARLVASIHDAHGNIEIEGFYDDVRPLENWEREMWAKVPGMTEQDILATTGSPALFGEPDYSSAERLWARPTAEVNGIGGGYQGEGSKTVLPAKAMAKFSFRLVPDQDPKDIAAKVKTHLEANAPAGVSIEVELGHDGKPYICDPHSENGKAGQAALKKAFGKEPVLIREGGSIPIIQDMKEILGVESLMLGLALPDCQIHAPNENFHVENFEGGIRLNKALLKELAK, translated from the coding sequence ATGACCAAGCAGCTTGAAGACCTTTTTGAATTCCTCCGGTTTGCCAGCATTTCGACCGACTCGAATCATGCCAGCGACGTCCGTGCATGCGCCGGTTGGTTGATTGCCAAACTCGACGGCATGGGCCTGGACACGGAGCTTCATGAGACGGCGCGCCATCCGATCGTGATTGCGCGTAACCAACATGTGAAAGGCAAAAAAACCTGCCTGATTTATGGTCACTACGATGTGCAGCCTGTCGATCCGGTCGAGCTCTGGGACTCGCCTCCCTTTGAGCCTGAAATCCGTGATGGAAAAATCTGGGCGCGTGGTGCCACCGATAACAAAGGGCAAATGCTGGCGCACGTCCTAGGCGTGGAAGAACTCCTCGAAGAGGACGGCGAACTTCCGGTGAACCTGATTTTCCTTTTTGAAGGTGAGGAGGAAATCGGCAGTCCTAACCTGGTGCCTTTCCTGAAGGAGCATAAGAACGAACTCAAGTGTGATGTCATTGCTGTTTCCGACACAGGTATGGTGGCCAGAGGGGTTCCGACGATGGGTTACGGCCTGCGCGGCATCGCATGCTGCGAAGTGACTGTTAGAGGGCCGTCAGGCGACCTGCACTCCGGTGTCTACGGGGGCGCTGTGGCCAACCCGGCCACTGCGGTGGCCCGGCTTGTGGCATCGATTCACGATGCCCATGGAAACATCGAGATAGAAGGTTTTTACGATGACGTTCGCCCACTGGAGAACTGGGAGCGTGAGATGTGGGCCAAGGTTCCCGGTATGACCGAGCAAGATATACTGGCCACCACCGGCTCCCCCGCCCTCTTTGGTGAGCCGGACTACAGCTCGGCTGAACGGCTTTGGGCACGCCCAACGGCCGAGGTCAATGGCATCGGCGGAGGCTACCAGGGGGAAGGATCCAAGACGGTGCTGCCAGCCAAGGCGATGGCAAAGTTTTCTTTCCGCCTCGTCCCGGACCAGGACCCGAAGGACATTGCGGCGAAAGTAAAAACCCATCTGGAAGCAAATGCTCCCGCCGGAGTAAGCATCGAAGTAGAGCTCGGCCACGATGGCAAGCCATACATCTGCGACCCTCATTCGGAAAATGGCAAGGCGGGCCAAGCGGCGTTAAAAAAAGCCTTTGGCAAGGAGCCCGTCCTGATCCGGGAGGGTGGCTCGATCCCGATCATCCAGGATATGAAGGAAATCCTCGGCGTCGAATCCCTGATGTTAGGATTGGCCCTTCCCGATTGCCAGATCCATGCGCCTAACGAGAATTTCCATGTGGAAAACTTCGAAGGCGGCATCCGGCTGAACAAGGCACTGCTCAAAGAGCTGGCAAAGTAA
- a CDS encoding peptidylprolyl isomerase: MSDIKDINITMNTSKGDIKIRMFAADTEVTCASFLNLASRGFYNGLVFHRVIPNFMIQGGDPTGTGMGGPGYKFECECKPHLKHDKAGILSMANAGPNTNGSQFFITHGPTPHLDGKHTVFGEVTEGQGVVDSIGQGDTINTIEIHDSTDALFAAQADRIKDWTP; this comes from the coding sequence ATGAGCGATATCAAAGACATCAACATTACCATGAACACCAGCAAGGGCGACATCAAGATCCGCATGTTTGCTGCCGATACCGAAGTTACCTGCGCCAGCTTTCTGAACCTCGCGAGTCGTGGTTTCTACAACGGCCTCGTATTTCACCGCGTGATCCCCAACTTTATGATCCAGGGCGGCGACCCCACCGGCACCGGTATGGGCGGCCCCGGCTACAAGTTCGAGTGTGAGTGCAAACCACACCTCAAGCACGACAAGGCGGGTATCCTCTCCATGGCCAACGCCGGACCCAACACCAACGGCTCCCAGTTCTTCATCACCCACGGCCCCACGCCCCACCTCGATGGCAAACACACCGTATTCGGTGAAGTGACCGAAGGGCAGGGGGTGGTCGACTCCATCGGCCAGGGCGACACCATCAACACCATCGAGATCCACGACAGCACGGATGCCCTGTTCGCAGCCCAAGCCGACCGCATCAAGGACTGGACCCCCTAA